In one window of Juglans regia cultivar Chandler chromosome 3, Walnut 2.0, whole genome shotgun sequence DNA:
- the LOC109000200 gene encoding uncharacterized protein LOC109000200, with translation MDVWGQGPTIIHKSSLRAEKFKDIFESLSAICDQQVLEFFIITARSIWDRRNKLIFEVFFQQPTQLASQSKILLEEFKAAHDRPITDIRGTQVMNWTPPPTGFLKINWDAAIFEVKGRIGLGIVVRDHGGNIVATKKINQSGFNDPLLAEVLGAFQAVMMAADLGMDFLFLEGDSSQVVKSLNSHVEMG, from the coding sequence ATGGATGTTTGGGGTCAGGGACCTACTATAATTCACAAGAGTTCACTCAGAGCAGAgaaatttaaagacatattcgAGAGCCTAAGTGCAATATGTGATCAGCAAGTTCTAGAGTTTTTCATTATAACAGCAAGAAGCATATGGgatagaagaaataaattgatttttgaggTTTTCTTTCAACAACCAACTCAGTTAGCTAGCcaatcaaaaatattattggaagagTTCAAAGCAGCGCATGACAGGCCTATAACTGATATTAGAGGTACACAAGTGATGAATTGGACTCCTCCACCTAcaggtttcttgaaaatcaattgggatgcagctatTTTTGAGGTGAAGGGCAGAATTGGATTGGGAATAGTTGTTCGAGACCATGGAGGCAACATAGTggctacaaaaaaaattaatcaatctGGTTTTAATGATCCTCTACTGGCAGAAGTACTTGGTGCCTTTCAAGCAGTTATGATGGCAGCTGATTTAGGAATGGACTTTCTCTTTTTAGAAGGAGATTCATCTCAGGTTGTAAAGAGCCTTAATTCCCATGTTGAGATGGGATAG
- the LOC108981094 gene encoding dehydrin HIRD11 — MAGLINKIGDTLKGNKKEEEYKGQGGNNLHIGGNRKEERKGQGGNKLGETLHMGGNKNEEHKGEHQGQKKEGIIDKLKDKIPGVQGKDGKDGVKKKKEKKKHEDGHSSSSDSD, encoded by the coding sequence ATGGCTGGACTGATTAACAAGATTGGAGATACCCTCAAGGGCAACAAGAAAGAGGAGGAGTACAAGGGACAAGGGGGCAACAACCTCCACATAGGGGGCAACAGGAAAGAGGAGCGCAAGGGACAAGGGGGCAACAAGCTTGGAGAGACCCTCCACATGGGGGGCAACAAGAACGAGGAGCACAAGGGAGAGCATCAGGGGCAGAAGAAGGAAGGGATTATTGACAAGCTGAAAGACAAGATCCCTGGTGTTCAGGGCAAGGATGGCAAGGACggggtgaagaagaagaaggagaagaagaagcacGAAGACGGCCACAGCAGCAGCAGCGACAGCGACTAG